The nucleotide sequence ACTTATCAACTCAGCTAAAAGGAGGAAACCATGAGTCAAACTGTTTGGAATTTACAGGATAAAATTCAATACTCAGACAATGGAATTTTAAGTTCCGTGATTTGGAAAGATAATATCTGTCAGTATACCTTATTTTGTTTAGCAGAAGGAACGGATATTTCTGAACATACCTCTAGTCGAAATGCAACAGTTCAAGTTTTAGAAGGACAAGGAATTTTAACGTTAAATGGCGAAGAGATTCGATTAGAACCCGGAGTTTTTATCTTCATGACTCCTAACGCTCCCCATCGGTTAAAAGCCGAGTCTAATTTAGCTTTTTTACTGACCCTATCTATCCTAGAAGATCATTAGTATAAACATTTCTAATAAGCACAAAAAAAATAGAGAGGAAAACCGGGTTTCTTCTCTATTTTAAGATTCATACAGGATTGATGGGAACCCTTTCCCTTTAGAACCGGAATTGAGTCCGCAGTGTTCCGACAACAATCGTACTGTTGTCGCTGTTATGATCCGGGTTAGTTACGACATAGAAGCCCGGAGTAATGGCGATGTAGTCGTTGATGGGATAACGATAGAACCCTTCAATATGAATTGAGGTATCTTTATCCTCTAAAGCACTGATATCGTGGCTGGTCACTTGGGGAGGCATACCGACAATTAAACCACCTAAGCCACCTTCTTTGAAGACATCAGGGAATGCCAAGGTGACCGCCCAGTTTATGATGGTTGCGGTATTATTACCACCTTGTTTTTGATCTGCCCAGGTTGAACCAAACCAGCCGCCTAACTCAAAGTTTTTGGAGAGACGCCAGTTGGCTTGGAACCCTAAGTTTTCCGTTGTTGTGGAATTGTCACCAAAGGGTCTATTGGCAATCCAGCTACCCGTACCTCCACTGATCAATGATGAAGTAGACGCCATGTCATCAGAGGAGAAGTAGCGGTGGTTATATTCCAAAGAAACACCAATCTTAGGACTGGGGTTAAACAGCAATTGTAGACCTGTGCTGTAACCGCCATTGAACAAGCCACGACCTTGATCAGCGTATTCAGCTTGGCTGGCTAAGTAACCTAAGTTCAGTTTGAATTTGTCATTGAAGGCATATTTCAGAGCCACCCCAGTTCCTTCCGGGCCACGGAAGGTCGTTGGGTTATAGCGACCAAAGCGGGACACGGCACCATCCCCAGAACCACCGAAGGGAGTTACATAGTCATAAATATCATCTAAGTCAAGACCATTGGCCCCGACGTAGACTTGACCTTTGCCATTGGAGACGGGGAAGCGATAGTACAAGTCATCTAAAACAATGCCGTTGTTGACACCATCAATGGCGGTACGACTCATCAAGGTATTGGTGATGTCGTAGTTAGCAAGGTTAGGAATGGATTTAGCTTCTAACCGGGTTCTTAATAAATCTTGTCCAGTAAAGCTGGTATCAAAGTTTAAACGAGCCCGATAGCCGAAATAAGCTTCCGTCGGATCGCTATCTTCGGGGGCAAAGTTACCCACAACGTTGTTAGTCGCGCGATCGCCTGCTGCATCACCCATCCAGAAGATCACTTCCCCACGCAGTTTGGTGGTGGTCGAGAACTGATTCGCTTCTAATTCTGCGGTTCTTGCTTCTAAGGCATAAACGCGACCGCGCAGGGTTGCCAATTCGGCTGCAAACTCTTCTTGTAAGCGTTGCAGGACGGCTAAATCTTCACGGGTGACTAAGTTAGCGACAGAAGCCGCAATCAGTTCGTTAACCCGTTCTAAACAGGCATTTAAACCCGCCGCGAACTCGTAACGGGTCATGGCACGGTTGCCTTTATAGGTGCCATCGGGATAACCCGCGATACAACCGTAGCGTTCAACCAGGGACTGTAAGGCTTGGAAAGCCCAGTCCGTGGGTTGAACGTCAGATAATTGAGAAACCGATGTCACTTGTTCTAGGACATCAGTGACCTCAGAATACTCATTAATCTGTTCTAAACCTAATCCTTGGGTTTCCGGGGATTCAACCGCTTCCATCTGAGCGACTTGGAACTCAGAAGCTTGAGCAGTTTGTAGCGGTACTGAAGCCTCTGAGGACGCACTCACGAATTCACTAGCGGGGCTGGTGATAGGTTGAGCCGTGGCAACAGTCTGCGGTTCCATCTGAGTCGGAGACTCACCATTGACCAGATTAGTAGGTTCAACGGCAACATCAGCATCAGGAGCCACTGACAGAGCCAGTTGCTCTGCGGATGACTCGGAATTGGCTTGATGTTGCAAATCAGTATTTTGTCCAGACGGGGCAACAGCACGGGCAGCTTCGATGGTGATTGAAGCCGGATCTGCTGC is from Planktothrix sp. FACHB-1365 and encodes:
- a CDS encoding cupin domain-containing protein; protein product: MSQTVWNLQDKIQYSDNGILSSVIWKDNICQYTLFCLAEGTDISEHTSSRNATVQVLEGQGILTLNGEEIRLEPGVFIFMTPNAPHRLKAESNLAFLLTLSILEDH
- a CDS encoding iron uptake porin; this translates as MNKVLLNTLKQSPGVLGAALLLTNAALATEAPSEKLANAADPASITIEAARAVAPSGQNTDLQHQANSESSAEQLALSVAPDADVAVEPTNLVNGESPTQMEPQTVATAQPITSPASEFVSASSEASVPLQTAQASEFQVAQMEAVESPETQGLGLEQINEYSEVTDVLEQVTSVSQLSDVQPTDWAFQALQSLVERYGCIAGYPDGTYKGNRAMTRYEFAAGLNACLERVNELIAASVANLVTREDLAVLQRLQEEFAAELATLRGRVYALEARTAELEANQFSTTTKLRGEVIFWMGDAAGDRATNNVVGNFAPEDSDPTEAYFGYRARLNFDTSFTGQDLLRTRLEAKSIPNLANYDITNTLMSRTAIDGVNNGIVLDDLYYRFPVSNGKGQVYVGANGLDLDDIYDYVTPFGGSGDGAVSRFGRYNPTTFRGPEGTGVALKYAFNDKFKLNLGYLASQAEYADQGRGLFNGGYSTGLQLLFNPSPKIGVSLEYNHRYFSSDDMASTSSLISGGTGSWIANRPFGDNSTTTENLGFQANWRLSKNFELGGWFGSTWADQKQGGNNTATIINWAVTLAFPDVFKEGGLGGLIVGMPPQVTSHDISALEDKDTSIHIEGFYRYPINDYIAITPGFYVVTNPDHNSDNSTIVVGTLRTQFRF